The proteins below come from a single Actinomycetes bacterium genomic window:
- a CDS encoding CCA tRNA nucleotidyltransferase: MSDPSSRSPLGDPVPALGAAQRRLITELLRVAPVADELGRRFAGAGHALALVGGSVRDALRGRLGQDLDFATDARPEEVLTLVKGWADAWWEVGIAFGTVGARKDDVVVEVTTYRDEVYRSDSRKPEVSYGRSLAEDLRRRDLTVNAMAVTVPGKEFVDPFGGLADLAAGLLRTPGRPEDSFDDDPLRMLRVARFAAQLGFAVDPAVEAAMTAMAERIDIVSAERVRDELAKLVCAPQPRAGLALLVRTGLAERVLPELPRLALEIDEHHRHKDVYEHTLTVLEQAMVLESKDGPGEPDLVLRLAALMHDVGKPKTRRFEQGGGVSFHHHEVVGAKLTRKRLQVLRFPKDVVDDVARLVELHLRFHGYGSGTWTDSAVRRYVADAGPLLDRLHLLTRSDCTTRNRRKAEALRRTYDDLEARIARLREQEQLDAIRPDLDGNAIMAILGVPPGPVVGKAWAHLKELRLDRGPMTPDEAEAELRAWWAAQQD, encoded by the coding sequence GTGTCCGACCCCTCGTCTCGCAGCCCCCTCGGCGACCCCGTCCCGGCGCTCGGCGCGGCCCAGCGGCGGCTGATCACCGAGCTGCTGCGGGTCGCCCCGGTGGCCGACGAGCTGGGCCGGCGGTTCGCCGGCGCGGGCCACGCGCTGGCCCTCGTCGGGGGCTCGGTGCGCGACGCGCTGCGCGGCCGGCTGGGCCAGGACCTCGACTTCGCCACCGACGCCCGGCCGGAGGAGGTCCTGACGCTGGTGAAGGGCTGGGCCGACGCCTGGTGGGAGGTCGGGATCGCCTTCGGGACCGTGGGTGCCCGCAAGGACGACGTGGTGGTCGAGGTGACGACGTACCGCGACGAGGTCTACCGCTCCGACTCGCGCAAGCCCGAGGTCTCCTACGGCCGCTCCCTGGCCGAGGACCTGCGCCGCCGGGACCTCACGGTCAACGCCATGGCCGTCACGGTGCCGGGCAAGGAGTTCGTCGACCCGTTCGGCGGGCTGGCGGACCTGGCGGCCGGGCTGCTGCGCACGCCGGGCCGCCCGGAGGACTCCTTCGACGACGACCCGCTGCGGATGCTGCGGGTGGCCAGGTTCGCCGCTCAGCTCGGCTTCGCCGTCGACCCGGCGGTCGAGGCGGCGATGACGGCGATGGCGGAGCGCATCGACATCGTCTCCGCGGAGCGGGTGCGCGACGAGCTGGCCAAGCTGGTCTGCGCGCCGCAGCCGCGGGCCGGGCTTGCGCTGCTGGTGCGGACCGGGCTGGCCGAGCGGGTGCTGCCGGAGCTGCCGCGGCTCGCTCTGGAGATCGACGAGCACCACCGGCACAAGGACGTCTACGAGCACACCCTGACGGTGCTGGAGCAGGCGATGGTGCTCGAGTCCAAGGACGGGCCGGGCGAGCCTGATCTTGTCCTGCGGCTGGCCGCTCTCATGCACGACGTCGGCAAGCCCAAGACCCGGCGGTTCGAGCAGGGCGGCGGCGTCTCCTTCCACCACCACGAGGTGGTCGGCGCGAAGCTCACCCGCAAGCGGCTGCAGGTGCTGCGCTTCCCGAAGGACGTCGTCGACGACGTGGCACGGCTGGTGGAGCTGCACCTGCGGTTCCACGGCTACGGCAGCGGGACGTGGACCGACTCGGCGGTCCGGCGCTACGTCGCCGACGCGGGTCCGCTGCTCGACCGGCTGCACCTGCTGACCCGCTCGGACTGCACCACCCGCAACCGTCGCAAGGCCGAGGCGCTGCGCCGGACGTACGACGACCTCGAGGCGCGGATCGCCCGCCTGCGTGAGCAGGAGCAGCTGGACGCGATCCGGCCCGACCTCGACGGCAACGCGATCATGGCGATCCTCGGCGTGCCGCCCGGCCCGGTGGTGGGCAAGGCGTGGGCCCACCTCAAGGAGCTGCGGCTGGACCGCGGCCCGATGACACCGGACGAGGCCGAGGCCGAGCTGCGCGCCTGGTGGGCCGCCCAGCAGGACTGA
- a CDS encoding transglycosylase domain-containing protein yields MRVDYPRRDHDGIRRFLPSWRQLLAVCGVGFLCMVAAVGVAYSMTPIPQPNDLISAQTTIVYYDNGKTEIGRFGEQNRIIIPLDQVPEPVQKAVLSAEDRSFYENRGISPTGIARAFWNNLRGGPQQGGSTITQQYAKNAYLSQERTYTRKLKEFFIAVKLDRRDDKDKILADYLNTIYFGRGAYGIETAAQTYFAKPASELTVEEGAVLASVIRSPANYDPDEDAEALANRFDYVLDGMVAKGWLDPSERAGMQVPKTADPRKAKGGPNYYLLDSVRRELKAEGFSDQDIDLGGLRVVTTFDRKSQRAAVRAVRQERPRENARNVHIGLSAVQPGTGAVIAMYGGPNAGELNEATQARVQPGSSFKPFALSAALDDGVSLKSRYNGNSPQELPGTDKEVNNEFDRDYGSSVDLVTATEQSINTAYVDLTLDIGPERVLDAAVEAGIPEDTPGLEPNAVIPLGTASVHNIDMANAYATFAAQGQRAQWHVIDEVKGSNGGTRFRADTDTERAFGKDVMADVSYALQQVVQSGTGTEAQNVDRPAAGKTGTAALRPDTTTSAWFVGYTPQLSAAVSFYKGTGRADLDGVGGLPTFFGGEYPARIWTAFMTGAMQGMQVEDFPEPEYVGETRNPAPSFTPTPTPTTSTPTPTTTSAPPSTVAPSPTDTNTPGPPSTPPGQDTSSPSVSVSLAPSQEEGG; encoded by the coding sequence GTGAGAGTCGACTACCCCCGCCGTGACCACGACGGGATCCGCCGCTTCCTGCCGTCGTGGCGACAGCTGCTCGCTGTGTGCGGCGTCGGTTTCCTCTGCATGGTGGCCGCGGTCGGCGTCGCCTACTCGATGACGCCGATCCCGCAGCCCAACGACCTGATCAGCGCGCAGACCACGATCGTCTACTACGACAACGGCAAGACCGAGATCGGTCGCTTCGGCGAGCAGAACCGCATCATCATCCCGCTGGACCAGGTGCCCGAGCCGGTGCAGAAGGCGGTGCTCTCGGCCGAGGACCGCTCGTTCTACGAGAACCGCGGCATCTCGCCGACCGGCATCGCCCGCGCGTTCTGGAACAACCTGCGCGGCGGCCCGCAGCAAGGCGGGTCGACGATCACCCAGCAGTACGCCAAGAACGCGTACCTGTCGCAGGAGCGGACCTACACCCGCAAGCTCAAGGAGTTCTTCATCGCGGTCAAGCTGGACCGCCGCGACGACAAGGACAAGATCCTCGCCGACTACCTCAACACCATCTACTTCGGCCGCGGTGCCTACGGCATCGAGACGGCTGCGCAGACCTACTTCGCCAAGCCGGCCTCCGAGCTCACGGTCGAGGAGGGCGCCGTCCTCGCCTCGGTGATCCGGTCACCGGCCAACTACGACCCGGACGAGGACGCCGAAGCCCTCGCCAACCGCTTCGACTACGTGCTCGACGGCATGGTGGCCAAGGGCTGGCTCGACCCGTCGGAGCGGGCCGGCATGCAGGTGCCCAAGACCGCTGACCCGCGCAAGGCCAAGGGCGGCCCCAACTACTACCTGCTCGACTCGGTCCGCCGCGAGCTCAAGGCCGAGGGGTTCTCCGACCAGGACATCGACCTGGGCGGTCTGCGCGTGGTGACGACGTTCGACCGCAAGTCGCAGCGCGCCGCGGTGCGCGCCGTGCGCCAGGAGCGGCCGCGCGAGAACGCCCGCAACGTGCACATCGGCCTCTCTGCCGTGCAGCCCGGCACGGGTGCGGTCATCGCGATGTACGGCGGGCCCAACGCGGGCGAGCTCAACGAGGCGACCCAGGCCCGGGTCCAGCCCGGCTCGTCGTTCAAGCCGTTCGCCCTGTCCGCCGCCCTCGACGACGGCGTGAGCCTCAAGAGCCGCTACAACGGCAACTCGCCGCAGGAGCTCCCGGGCACCGACAAGGAGGTCAACAACGAGTTCGACCGCGACTACGGGTCGTCCGTGGACCTCGTCACTGCGACCGAGCAGAGCATCAACACCGCCTACGTGGACCTCACCCTCGACATCGGGCCGGAGCGAGTGCTCGACGCGGCGGTCGAGGCCGGCATCCCCGAGGACACCCCCGGGCTCGAGCCGAACGCCGTCATCCCGCTCGGGACCGCGTCGGTGCACAACATCGACATGGCCAACGCCTACGCCACCTTCGCCGCGCAGGGGCAGCGCGCGCAGTGGCACGTGATCGACGAGGTGAAGGGCAGCAACGGCGGCACCAGGTTCCGGGCCGACACGGACACCGAGCGGGCCTTCGGCAAGGACGTGATGGCCGACGTGTCCTACGCGCTGCAGCAGGTCGTGCAGTCCGGGACCGGCACCGAGGCCCAGAACGTCGACCGGCCGGCGGCCGGCAAGACGGGCACCGCCGCGCTGCGTCCCGACACCACGACGTCGGCCTGGTTCGTGGGCTACACGCCGCAGCTGTCGGCGGCCGTCAGCTTCTACAAGGGCACCGGGCGGGCCGACCTCGACGGCGTCGGCGGGCTGCCGACGTTCTTCGGCGGCGAGTACCCGGCGCGCATCTGGACCGCGTTCATGACCGGCGCGATGCAGGGCATGCAGGTCGAGGACTTCCCGGAGCCGGAGTACGTCGGGGAGACCCGCAACCCGGCACCGAGCTTCACGCCGACGCCGACGCCGACCACGTCGACCCCGACGCCCACCACCACCTCGGCGCCGCCGTCGACGGTGGCGCCGTCGCCGACCGACACCAACACCCCCGGCCCGCCGAGCACGCCGCCCGGCCAGGACACCTCCTCGCCGTCGGTCAGCGTGTCGCTGGCCCCCTCCCAGGAAGAGGGGGGCTGA
- a CDS encoding PadR family transcriptional regulator: protein MAKRTDVLELAVLGLLQDSPLHGYELRKRLSTVLGSLRAFSYGSLYPCLKQLLAAGLIVQDTSAPGPGGPESTATAPAGRRSKIVYKLTAEGKEHLQDLLAESGPSAWEDDGFGVHFAFFGRTDAATRLRILEGRRSRLEERMDGFRAAFSRTRERLDSYTLELHKHGLESVEREVRWLSELIDDERRRESPGSPEQTPQTPGAGHPAGAPADTRKQS, encoded by the coding sequence GTGGCCAAGCGCACGGACGTCCTCGAGCTGGCCGTCCTCGGTCTGCTCCAGGACAGCCCGCTGCACGGCTACGAGCTGCGCAAGCGGCTCAGCACCGTCCTCGGCTCGCTGCGGGCGTTCTCCTACGGCTCGCTCTACCCCTGTCTCAAGCAGCTCTTGGCGGCCGGGCTGATCGTCCAGGACACCTCGGCGCCCGGCCCGGGGGGCCCGGAGAGCACCGCCACCGCGCCGGCCGGCCGGCGCTCCAAGATCGTCTACAAGCTGACGGCCGAGGGCAAGGAGCACCTGCAGGACCTGCTCGCCGAGAGCGGCCCCTCCGCCTGGGAGGACGACGGCTTCGGCGTGCACTTCGCCTTCTTCGGGCGTACGGACGCCGCGACCCGGCTGCGGATCCTCGAGGGCCGGCGGTCCCGGCTCGAGGAGCGGATGGACGGCTTCCGAGCCGCCTTCTCCCGCACCCGCGAGCGGCTGGACAGCTACACCCTCGAGCTGCACAAGCACGGACTGGAGAGCGTCGAGCGCGAGGTGCGCTGGCTCTCCGAGCTGATCGACGACGAGCGGCGGCGCGAGTCGCCGGGCTCGCCGGAGCAGACCCCCCAGACGCCTGGGGCCGGCCACCCGGCCGGCGCCCCGGCAGACACCCGGAAGCAATCATGA
- a CDS encoding DUF5318 family protein — MDAPRAVVDYGLARRAVLTALRGGGPTSREDVCDAHPYLLRAARHHGEPTGRDCPVCRRRPLTEVSYVYGDELGGYSGRVRTARELAEMAREHAEFRVYVVEVCAGEPAAGRGDLGHGGGCGWNHLVQSYVLGDGVRRASSRRRTANR; from the coding sequence ATGGACGCGCCACGGGCGGTCGTCGACTACGGACTGGCGCGCCGCGCCGTCCTCACCGCGCTGCGCGGCGGCGGCCCCACCTCCCGCGAGGACGTCTGCGACGCCCATCCCTACCTGCTGCGCGCCGCCCGCCACCACGGCGAGCCCACCGGTCGCGATTGCCCGGTGTGCCGGCGGCGCCCCCTCACCGAGGTGAGCTACGTCTACGGCGACGAGCTGGGCGGGTACTCCGGCCGGGTCCGGACCGCTCGCGAGCTCGCGGAGATGGCGCGGGAGCACGCGGAGTTCCGGGTGTACGTCGTCGAGGTCTGCGCCGGCGAGCCGGCGGCCGGCCGCGGTGATCTGGGTCACGGCGGGGGCTGCGGCTGGAACCACCTCGTGCAGTCGTACGTCCTCGGTGACGGGGTCCGCCGCGCGTCGTCGCGGCGGCGCACGGCGAATCGTTGA
- a CDS encoding NUDIX hydrolase, whose translation MPRRPRRRREDGDGAPRTTRRGLRKVEETSAGGLVVDRTDGTPRVALIGRVDRRGRLLWSLPKGHLEDGETAEDAAIREVEEETGIRGRVVASLGTIDYWFVAEDRRIHKTVHHYLLEASGGELSDADLEVDEVAWVPLGELAGRLAYAGERRLAETAAGLLADSA comes from the coding sequence ATGCCCCGACGCCCGCGCCGACGGCGCGAGGACGGCGACGGTGCCCCGCGCACCACCCGGCGGGGGCTGCGGAAGGTGGAGGAGACCTCCGCCGGCGGGCTCGTCGTGGACCGCACCGACGGGACCCCCCGGGTCGCCCTGATCGGCCGCGTCGACCGGCGCGGCCGCCTGCTGTGGTCGCTGCCCAAGGGTCACCTCGAGGACGGCGAGACCGCCGAGGACGCGGCGATCCGCGAGGTCGAGGAGGAGACCGGCATCCGTGGCCGGGTGGTGGCCTCGCTGGGCACGATCGACTACTGGTTCGTCGCCGAGGACCGCCGGATCCACAAGACCGTCCACCACTACCTGCTCGAGGCGTCCGGCGGTGAGCTCAGCGACGCCGACCTCGAGGTCGACGAGGTGGCCTGGGTGCCGCTCGGGGAGCTCGCCGGCCGGCTGGCCTACGCCGGCGAGCGGCGGCTGGCCGAGACGGCGGCCGGTCTCCTCGCGGACTCCGCATGA
- a CDS encoding MFS transporter: protein MSYAGDFRAVLRHRDFRRLFATRLTSQAADGAFQSALASVFFFSPERQTSAANVAGAFAVLLLPYSLVGPFAGVLLDRWRRRQILVVANLLRTAMVLGVALLTALHVVGVPLYVAVLACLSVNRFFLAGLSAALPHVVSRAELVMANSVSTTTGTIVAILGAGAGFGLKKLLGEGDGSDAQVIVVAALAYALAALLAARMDRDLLGPDFAADRPQAREAVRHVARGLVDGARHVWWHRAAGQALAAIGAHRFFYGISTISGILLFRSYFNDPDDVDAGLAGLAGAFAASGVGFLLAAVATPEVTRHWRKQTWIVACFAGAAVTESFFVVWLSEAGLLLGAFVVGVAAQGSKICVDTIVQESVDDAFRGRVFSFYDVIFNIAFVSAAVFSALVLPADGASPAVFAVIAVGYAVTAATYGLATRRLDDRTTARPLPTTP, encoded by the coding sequence GTGTCCTACGCCGGCGACTTCCGGGCCGTCCTGCGCCACCGGGACTTCCGGCGACTGTTCGCGACCCGGCTGACCTCGCAGGCCGCCGACGGCGCGTTCCAGTCCGCACTGGCGAGCGTCTTCTTCTTCTCGCCCGAGCGCCAGACCTCGGCGGCCAACGTCGCGGGGGCCTTCGCCGTGCTGCTGCTGCCCTACTCGCTGGTCGGTCCCTTCGCCGGCGTCCTGCTCGACCGCTGGCGCCGCCGGCAGATCCTCGTCGTGGCCAACCTGCTGCGCACCGCGATGGTCCTCGGCGTCGCCCTGCTCACGGCCCTGCACGTCGTCGGTGTCCCGCTGTACGTCGCCGTGCTCGCCTGCCTGTCGGTCAACAGGTTCTTCCTCGCCGGGCTGTCGGCCGCCCTGCCGCACGTCGTGTCGAGGGCCGAGCTGGTGATGGCCAACTCGGTGTCGACGACGACCGGCACCATCGTCGCGATCCTCGGCGCCGGGGCCGGCTTCGGGCTCAAGAAGCTGCTCGGCGAGGGCGACGGCTCCGACGCGCAGGTGATCGTGGTGGCCGCGCTGGCCTACGCACTGGCGGCCCTGCTGGCCGCCCGGATGGACCGGGACCTCCTCGGGCCGGACTTCGCGGCCGACCGGCCGCAGGCGCGGGAGGCGGTGCGGCACGTGGCGCGCGGGCTGGTCGACGGCGCCCGCCACGTGTGGTGGCACCGGGCGGCCGGCCAAGCCCTGGCCGCGATCGGGGCGCACCGGTTCTTCTACGGCATCTCGACGATCAGCGGCATCCTGCTCTTCCGCAGCTACTTCAACGACCCGGACGACGTCGACGCCGGGCTGGCCGGGCTCGCCGGCGCCTTCGCGGCGTCCGGCGTCGGCTTCCTGCTCGCAGCCGTGGCGACGCCGGAGGTCACCCGGCACTGGCGCAAGCAGACCTGGATCGTGGCCTGCTTCGCGGGGGCGGCCGTCACCGAGTCGTTCTTCGTGGTCTGGCTCAGCGAGGCAGGTCTGCTGCTCGGCGCCTTCGTCGTCGGCGTCGCGGCCCAGGGCTCGAAGATCTGCGTCGACACCATCGTCCAGGAGTCGGTGGACGACGCCTTCCGTGGCCGGGTCTTCTCGTTCTACGACGTCATCTTCAACATCGCGTTCGTGTCGGCGGCCGTGTTCTCGGCGCTGGTCCTGCCGGCCGACGGGGCGTCCCCGGCCGTGTTCGCCGTCATCGCAGTCGGCTACGCGGTGACCGCGGCGACGTACGGCCTCGCGACCCGCCGCCTCGACGACCGCACCACCGCGCGCCCTCTCCCCACCACCCCCTGA
- a CDS encoding inositol-3-phosphate synthase, producing the protein MGSVRVAIVGVGNCAASLVQGVEYYKDADPQSRVPGLMHVQFGDYHVRDVEFVTAFDVDAKKVGQDLSDAIKASENNTIKICDVPPTGVTVQRGHTLDGLGKYYRETITESDEEPVDVVAALREARVDVLVCYLPVGSEDAAKFYAQCAIDAGVGFVNALPVFIAGTPEWAKKFEDAGVPIVGDDIKSQVGATITHRVLAKLFEDRGVILDRTYQLNVGGNMDFKNMLERDRLESKKISKTQAVTSNMENKLSSRNVHIGPSDYVQWLDDRKWAYVRLEGRNFGDVPLNLEYKLEVWDSPNSAGVIIDALRCAKIAVDRGVGGPILSASSYFMKSPPEQHDDDTARDLVEKYIAGEIER; encoded by the coding sequence ATGGGTTCGGTACGCGTGGCCATCGTCGGCGTCGGCAACTGCGCCGCGTCGCTGGTCCAGGGCGTCGAGTACTACAAGGACGCGGACCCGCAGAGCCGGGTGCCCGGCCTCATGCACGTCCAGTTCGGGGACTACCACGTGCGTGACGTGGAGTTCGTCACGGCGTTCGACGTCGACGCCAAGAAGGTCGGCCAGGATCTCAGCGACGCCATCAAGGCGAGCGAGAACAACACCATCAAGATCTGCGACGTGCCGCCGACCGGTGTCACCGTGCAGCGCGGCCACACGCTCGACGGCCTCGGCAAGTACTACCGCGAGACCATCACCGAGTCCGACGAGGAGCCGGTCGACGTCGTCGCCGCCCTGCGCGAGGCGCGGGTCGACGTGCTCGTCTGCTACCTGCCCGTCGGGTCCGAGGACGCCGCGAAGTTCTACGCGCAGTGCGCCATCGACGCAGGCGTCGGCTTCGTCAACGCGCTCCCGGTCTTCATCGCCGGCACCCCCGAGTGGGCGAAGAAGTTCGAGGACGCCGGCGTGCCGATCGTCGGCGACGACATCAAGTCGCAGGTCGGCGCCACCATCACGCACCGGGTGCTGGCCAAGCTGTTCGAGGACCGCGGCGTGATCCTCGACCGCACCTACCAGCTCAACGTCGGCGGCAACATGGACTTCAAGAACATGCTCGAGCGCGACCGCCTCGAGTCGAAGAAGATCTCGAAGACCCAGGCCGTCACCAGCAACATGGAGAACAAGCTCTCGTCGCGCAACGTGCACATCGGCCCGTCCGACTACGTGCAGTGGCTCGACGACCGCAAGTGGGCCTACGTGCGCCTCGAGGGCCGCAACTTCGGCGACGTGCCGCTCAACCTTGAGTACAAGCTGGAGGTCTGGGACTCCCCGAACTCCGCCGGCGTCATCATCGACGCCCTGCGCTGCGCCAAGATCGCCGTGGACCGCGGCGTCGGCGGCCCGATCCTCTCGGCGTCGTCCTACTTCATGAAGTCGCCGCCCGAGCAGCACGACGACGACACGGCACGCGACCTCGTCGAGAAGTACATCGCCGGCGAGATCGAGCGCTAG